In a genomic window of Streptomyces pristinaespiralis:
- a CDS encoding SRPBCC domain-containing protein, with product MSDVIPHGTVETRDDGTHLLRYELHLPHPVIRVWAAVATPEVLPAWLCAADVLEPRVGGAVRLRWLNADAEGRHTVAEGRVTAWDVERVAEYTVSIHGRIRFHLEPHGDDGTVLRFTNELRCDDEVLLDCLAGWHNHFELLAEALAGSPTTDWDTWTPKRWQELRDSYAAA from the coding sequence ATGAGTGACGTAATCCCCCACGGCACCGTCGAGACCCGGGACGACGGCACTCACCTGTTGCGGTACGAACTCCACCTGCCGCATCCGGTGATCCGGGTATGGGCCGCCGTCGCCACCCCCGAAGTCCTGCCGGCCTGGCTCTGCGCCGCCGACGTACTCGAACCGAGAGTCGGCGGCGCGGTCCGGCTCCGCTGGCTCAACGCGGACGCCGAGGGCCGGCACACCGTCGCGGAAGGACGGGTCACCGCCTGGGACGTGGAGCGGGTCGCCGAGTACACCGTCTCCATCCACGGCCGTATCCGCTTCCACCTCGAACCGCACGGCGACGACGGCACCGTGCTGCGCTTCACCAACGAACTGCGCTGCGACGACGAGGTGCTGCTGGACTGCCTGGCCGGCTGGCACAACCACTTCGAACTGCTCGCCGAGGCGCTGGCGGGCAGCCCGACGACGGACTGGGACACCTGGACGCCGAAGCGCTGGCAGGAACTGCGGGACTCGTACGCCGCGGCGTAG
- the ccsB gene encoding c-type cytochrome biogenesis protein CcsB — protein MTLAAATNANLAEISNYLIYSSMAVYTLAFFAHIAEWTLGSRSKVARTAAALTAPDRKAAADAPKIQVKGGGTAVLEKPKVVTRSASGTRDVPDGPGAHGGTQSGDLYGRIAVSLTALAFLIEAAGVTTRALSVQRAPWGNMYEFSTTFSTVVVGVYLALLLAKKNVRWAGLPLVTTVLLDLGVAVTWLYTESDQLVPALDSYWLWIHVSTAIFCGAVFYLGAVGTVLYLFRDGYEAKLAGGGRPGRFATSVLERLPAAASLDKFSYRVNAAVFPLWTFTIIAGAIWAGDAWGRYWGWDAKEVWSFITWVAYAAYLHARATAGWKGRKAAYLALIAFACWLFNYYGVNIFVNSLHSYAGVE, from the coding sequence GTGACGCTCGCCGCCGCAACCAACGCGAACCTGGCGGAGATCAGCAACTACCTGATCTATTCGTCGATGGCCGTCTACACGCTGGCCTTCTTCGCGCACATCGCCGAGTGGACGCTCGGCAGCCGCAGCAAGGTGGCCCGCACGGCCGCCGCGCTGACCGCCCCCGACCGGAAGGCCGCGGCCGACGCCCCGAAGATCCAGGTCAAGGGCGGCGGCACCGCCGTCCTGGAGAAGCCGAAGGTCGTCACCCGGTCCGCGAGCGGCACCCGGGACGTCCCCGACGGCCCGGGCGCGCACGGCGGCACACAGAGCGGTGACCTGTACGGCCGCATCGCCGTCTCCCTGACCGCGCTCGCGTTCCTGATCGAGGCCGCCGGCGTCACCACCCGCGCGCTGTCGGTGCAGCGCGCGCCGTGGGGCAACATGTACGAGTTCTCCACGACGTTCTCGACCGTCGTCGTGGGTGTGTACCTGGCCCTGCTGCTCGCCAAGAAGAACGTCCGCTGGGCCGGACTGCCGCTGGTCACCACCGTCCTGCTCGACCTGGGCGTCGCCGTCACCTGGCTCTACACGGAGAGCGACCAGCTGGTCCCCGCGCTGGACTCGTACTGGCTGTGGATCCACGTCTCCACCGCGATCTTCTGCGGCGCGGTCTTCTACCTCGGTGCCGTGGGCACCGTGCTCTACCTGTTCCGCGACGGCTATGAGGCCAAGCTCGCCGGCGGCGGCAGGCCCGGCCGCTTCGCCACCTCGGTCCTGGAGCGGCTGCCGGCCGCCGCGTCGCTCGACAAGTTCTCCTACCGCGTCAACGCCGCCGTCTTCCCGCTGTGGACGTTCACGATCATCGCCGGCGCGATCTGGGCCGGCGACGCCTGGGGCCGCTACTGGGGCTGGGACGCCAAGGAGGTCTGGTCGTTCATCACGTGGGTCGCCTACGCCGCCTACCTGCACGCCCGCGCGACGGCCGGCTGGAAGGGCCGCAAGGCCGCGTACCTGGCGCTGATCGCCTTCGCCTGCTGGCTGTTCAACTACTACGGCGTGAACATCTTCGTGAACAGCCTGCACTCGTACGCGGGCGTGGAGTGA
- the resB gene encoding cytochrome c biogenesis protein ResB, producing MSKTEERDLGEAGAQLSTAPTENPADQAIGGPTLSVVGWVRWFWRQLTSMRVALILLFMLSLGAIPGSLVPQNSVDELKVEAFKKQHDLLTPIYEKLQFFDVYSSVWFSAIYILLFVSLIGCIVPRSWQFVGQLRSRPPGAPKRLTRLPAYTTWRTATDPEQVREAALAIMKKRRFRADAVGDAVAAEKGYLREAGNLVFHVSLIVMLVAFATGTLFKSEGGKLIVEGDGFSNTLIQYDDFKSGSLFDTDELVPFSFSLDSFTGTYAKEGPQRGTPRTFEAAVTWSKGDGPERKSVIEVNKPLEVDGTKVYLLSHGYAPVVTVRDGKGKVVSSGAVPLLPIDSNVTSTGAIKVMDGYRDKSGKKDQLGFQAFFVPTFAGAGHGDMFSQFPGLEYPVLALTGYHGSLGVDAGLPQNVYQLDTRKMKQFKGADGEILKQRLLPGETMKLPDGAGSITFEKEVKEWASFQISQQPGNGWALAGAIAAITGLIGSLFIQRRRVWVRAVRGDDGVTVVEMAGLGRAESAKLPEELAELAVTLNAQAPTAPEPVEVPAEGAEK from the coding sequence ATGAGCAAGACCGAAGAGCGCGACCTCGGCGAGGCCGGAGCGCAGCTGTCCACCGCCCCCACGGAGAATCCGGCCGACCAGGCGATCGGCGGGCCCACGCTCTCCGTCGTCGGCTGGGTCCGCTGGTTCTGGCGCCAGCTGACCTCCATGCGGGTCGCGCTGATCCTGCTGTTCATGCTGTCGCTCGGCGCCATCCCCGGCTCCCTCGTCCCGCAGAACAGCGTGGACGAGCTCAAGGTGGAGGCGTTCAAGAAGCAGCACGACCTCCTGACGCCCATCTACGAGAAGCTCCAGTTCTTCGACGTCTACAGCTCGGTGTGGTTCTCCGCGATCTACATCCTGCTGTTCGTCTCGCTCATCGGCTGCATCGTGCCGCGCAGCTGGCAGTTCGTCGGCCAGCTCCGCAGCAGGCCGCCGGGCGCGCCGAAGCGCCTCACCCGCCTGCCCGCGTACACCACCTGGCGCACCGCGACCGATCCGGAGCAGGTGCGCGAGGCGGCGCTCGCGATCATGAAGAAGCGCCGTTTCCGTGCCGACGCGGTGGGCGACGCCGTCGCGGCGGAGAAGGGCTACCTCCGCGAGGCGGGCAACCTCGTCTTCCACGTCTCGCTGATCGTGATGCTGGTGGCGTTCGCCACGGGGACGCTGTTCAAGTCCGAGGGCGGAAAGCTGATCGTCGAGGGCGACGGCTTCTCCAACACGCTCATCCAGTACGACGACTTCAAGTCCGGGTCGCTGTTCGACACCGACGAACTCGTGCCCTTCAGCTTCAGCCTGGACAGCTTCACCGGAACGTACGCGAAAGAGGGACCGCAGCGGGGCACCCCGCGCACCTTCGAGGCGGCCGTCACCTGGTCCAAGGGCGACGGTCCCGAGCGGAAGTCGGTCATCGAGGTCAACAAGCCGCTCGAGGTCGACGGCACCAAGGTCTATCTGCTGTCGCACGGCTACGCCCCCGTCGTCACCGTCAGGGACGGCAAGGGCAAGGTCGTCTCCAGCGGCGCCGTGCCGCTGCTGCCCATCGACTCCAACGTCACCTCGACCGGCGCGATCAAGGTGATGGACGGCTACCGCGACAAGAGCGGCAAGAAGGACCAGCTCGGCTTCCAGGCCTTCTTCGTCCCGACGTTCGCGGGCGCGGGCCACGGCGACATGTTCTCCCAGTTCCCCGGGCTCGAGTACCCGGTGCTCGCGCTCACCGGCTACCACGGCAGTCTCGGCGTCGACGCCGGTCTGCCGCAGAACGTGTACCAGCTCGACACCCGCAAGATGAAACAGTTCAAGGGCGCCGACGGGGAGATCCTCAAGCAGCGCCTGCTGCCCGGCGAGACCATGAAGCTGCCCGACGGCGCCGGCTCCATCACCTTCGAGAAAGAGGTGAAGGAGTGGGCGAGCTTCCAGATCTCCCAGCAGCCCGGCAACGGCTGGGCACTGGCCGGCGCGATCGCGGCCATCACCGGCCTGATCGGCTCGCTGTTCATCCAGCGCCGCCGTGTCTGGGTGCGCGCCGTGCGAGGCGACGACGGTGTGACCGTGGTCGAGATGGCCGGGCTCGGCCGAGCCGAGTCCGCGAAGCTCCCCGAGGAGTTGGCGGAGCTGGCCGTGACCCTCAACGCACAGGCGCCGACCGCGCCTGAACCCGTAGAAGTTCCTGCAGAAGGGGCTGAGAAGTGA